A window of Vigna unguiculata cultivar IT97K-499-35 chromosome 4, ASM411807v1, whole genome shotgun sequence contains these coding sequences:
- the LOC114181226 gene encoding uncharacterized oxidoreductase At4g09670-like, which yields MAETPKIRFGFIGCAGIGRRVSRAVALAPNAVLNAVGSRSLDKARAFAAANGFPAGAKVYGSYEAVLDDPEVDVVYLPLPTSLHVRWAVLAASKKKHVLLEKPVALNVAEFDEIIAACESNGVQLMDGTMWMHHPRTSTMKEFLSDVNRFGQLRSIHSNFTFRANADFLENDIRVKPDLDALGALGDAGWYCLRAILWAANYELPKTVIASRNPEHNQVGVILACGATLYWEDGKAATFYCSFLSNTSTDITALGTKGTLHVHDFVLPYEEKEASFYAATESGVDEGVTKWVPQPSKHVIETEIPQEALMVNELARLVADIKFKNAKPEKKWPTISRKTQLVADAVKASIDRGFEPVQIQE from the exons ATGGCGGAAACCCCCAAAATCCGTTTCGGCTTCATAGGCTGCGCCGGAATTGGGCGCAGGGTCTCCCGCGCCGTCGCGCTCGCGCCCAACGCCGTCCTGAACGCCGTCGGGAGCCGCTCCCTTGACAAGGCCCGCGCCTTCGCCGCCGCCAATGGCTTCCCCGCCGGCGCCAAGGTGTACGGCTCCTACGAGGCCGTCCTCGACGACCCCGAGGTCGATGTCGTCTACCTGCCGCTCCCCACCAGTCTGCACGTGCGCTGGGCCGTGCTCGCCGCCAGCAAGAAGAAGCACGTGCTCCTTGAGAAGCCAGTTGCTCTTAATGTTGCTGAGTTTGATGAGATAATCGCAGCTTGCGAATCCAATGGAGTGCAGCTCATGGACGGTACCATGTGGATGCACCACCCCCGCACCTCGACGATGAAGGAGTTTCTCTCCGATGTAAACCGTTTTGGCCAGCTCAGATCG ATTCACTCCAATTTTACATTTAGGGCTAATGCCGATTTTCTTGAGAATGACATTCGTGTGAAGCCAGATCTTGATGCTCTTGGTGCTCTTGGCGATGCAGGTTGGTACTGTCTTAGAGCAATACTCTGGGCTGCCAACTATGAACTACCAAAAACTGTAATCGCCTCGCGCAACCCTGAGCATAATCAAGTTGGGGTTATATTGGCTTGTGGGGCTACTTTGTACTGGGAAGATGGAAAAGCAGCAACCTTCTATTGCTCCTTCTTGTCCAACACGTCAACGGATATAACTGCACTAGGGACAAAAGGAACGCTACATGTTCATGACTTCGTTCTCCcatatgaagaaaaagaagcatCATTTTATGCAGCTACGGAATCAGGTGTTGATGAAGGTGTTACAAAGTGGGTTCCACAGCCAAGCAAGCATGTAATAGAAACTGAGATACCTCAGGAGGCTCTTATGGTAAATGAGCTTGCCCGTTTGGTGGCAGATATCAAATTCAAGAACGCAAAACCCGAGAAGAAGTGGCCAACAATTAGTAGGAAAACTCAACTGGTAGCGGATGCTGTGAAGGCTTCAATTGATAGGGGTTTTGAGCCTGTTCAGATTCAGGAGTGA
- the LOC114180737 gene encoding sporozoite surface protein 2-like has product MPDNIERPNDPDGHDDPNKHDDLDEADDPKDIDDLYRLHETDKPENPNGLNDPNEPNDLDERDDPSEPDDSDKPKGNDEPDDLDGPDDPDRPNDPNGIDDIDGPEDQDDGRDDPDGPDDPNGLDDPDRHDDKDEPDDKDRPDDPDKPDDLDGPNETDRPKDTNMPDNPDKPHNLDEPNDTDGHNDQDGPDDSDGPDDSDKPYDPNGPDDTDEPEDTNEHDDPDKPHDPRVPVDICGY; this is encoded by the exons ATGCCTGATAACATCGAGAGGCCTAACGATCCGGACGGGCATGACGATCCGAACAAGCACGATGACCTGGACGAGGCCGATGACCCAAAAGACATCGACGATCTGTACAGGCTCCACGAAACGGATAAGCCTGAAAACCCGAACGGACTCaatgacccgaacgagcccaaTGATCTAGACGAGCGTGACGATCCGAGCGAGCCCGACGACTCGGACAAGCCCAAAGGAAATGACGAAcctgacgacctggacgggcccgacgacccggacaggcccaATGATCCAAACGGGATCGACGATATAGATGGGCCCGAAGACCAGGAC GACGGACGCGAtgacccagatgggcccgacgacccaaatgggcTCGACGATCCAGACAGGCACGACGACAAGGACGAGCCCGACGATaaggacaggcccgacgacccggataaACCCGATGATCTAGACGGGCCCAATGAGACAGACAGAcccaaagacacaaacatgccCGACAACCCAGACAAGCCTCACAACCTGGACGAGCCCAATGATACAGATGGGCACAACGACcaagatgggcccgacgactcggacggACCTGACGACTCAGACAAGCCCTATgatccaaacgggcccgacgacacggACGAGCCCGAAGACACGAATGAGCACGACGACCCGGACAAGCCTCAcgacccgcgggtacccgtggatatctgtggatattaa